A genomic stretch from Sphaerodactylus townsendi isolate TG3544 linkage group LG15, MPM_Stown_v2.3, whole genome shotgun sequence includes:
- the LOC125444320 gene encoding mitogen-activated protein kinase 7-like has translation MAEPPIEDEGDEAAQGQTKQEQAHQAALAAKNLAILKARSFDVTFEVGDEYEVIETIGTGAYGVVSSARRKDSGQQVAIKKIPSAFDVVMNAKRTLRELKILKHFKHDNIIAIKDILKPSVPYAEFRSV, from the exons ATGGCGGAGCCCCCCATAGAAGACGAGGGCGATGAGGCTGCTCAGGGCCAAACGAAGCAGGAACAGGCCCATCAGGCGGCCCTGGCAGCCAAGAACCTGGCCATCTTGAAGGCCCGCTCCTTCGACGTCACCTTTGAGGTGGGGGACGAATACGAAGTCATCGAGACCATCGGCACGGGAGCCTATGGCGTCGTGAGCTCTGCTCGCCGCAAGGATTCAG GCCAGCAGGTGGCGATCAAGAAAATCCCCAGTGCCTTTGATGTGGTGATGAACGCGAAGCGCACTTTGCGCGAGCTGAAGATCCTGAAACATTTCAAGCACGACAACATCATCGCCATCAAGGACATCCTGAAGCCCTCCGTGCCTTACGCCGAGTTCAGATCTGTGTAA
- the LOC125444321 gene encoding zinc finger protein 135-like, translated as MRAQELVRLFSEGIRAEREESEEEEAEDGTDLTRRQWWRGRPCGGAGCWAPRQLKPRHICSECGRSLASHSALVRHCLIHTGELPYACTECGRCFRQSSALVRHLRAHRGERPYVCGECGKAFGVRSALVRHQRALHSSEKPYVCGECGKAYADLSILTKHQLIHVNGRPFSCPDCGQSFGHRTTLTQHRRIHTEERPYRCAECGQTFRQNSALANHRQVHSGKRPFSCQYCSKTFTGRPTLVQHLRTHTGEKPYSCPDCGRCFSTSSNLLQHRVNHHLKLANARFASLLRSVRPHRCGECGRRFVELAELEQHRATHRGERPYVCSYCGKSFTEAATLARHRRSHLPTAQQAYKCELCGQTFGQSSDLLAHGRVHSGERPYACADCGKAFGRSSNLSRHRRVHTHERPYVCGDCGRSYTQSTHLMEHQRQHTGERPYECGDCGRSFGKKGHLDSHRRVLHLLPGAHDRVDESLVECPDSGSLLNQ; from the exons ATGCGGGCTCAAGAACTGGTCCGGCTTTTCTCCGAAGGGATCCGGGCGGAGAGGGAGGAGTCTGAGGAGGAAGAAGCCGAGGAC GGAACGGATCTGACGAGGAGGCAATGGTGGCGTGGCCGTCCCTGTGGAGGAGCTGGCTGCTGGGCACCGCGCCAGCTGAAGCCACGCCACATCTGCAGCGAATGCGGCCGTAGCTTGGCCAGCCACTCAGCCCTGGTCCGCCACTGCCTCATCCACACCGGGGAGCTCCCGTATGCTTGCACAGAGTGCGGGCGCTGCTTCCGACAGTCCTCTGCCCTCGTCCGCCACCTTCGGGCCCACCGGGGGGAGCGCCCCTATGTCTGCGGCGAGTGCGGCAAAGCCTTCGGGGTCAGGTCGGCCCTGGTCCGCCACCAGCGGGCCCTGCATTCGAGCGAGAAGCCCTACGTCTGCGGCGAGTGCGGGAAGGCTTACGCAGACCTGTCCATCTTGACCAAGCATCAGCTCATTCACGTCAACGGGCGGCCGTTTTCTTGCCCTGACTGTGGCCAGTCGTTCGGGCACCGCACCACCTTGACGCAGCACCGGCGCATCCACACGGAGGAGCGGCCCTACCGCTGCGCGGAATGCGGCCAGACCTTCCGGCAGAATTCGGCCCTGGCAAACCACCGCCAAGTCCACTCCGGGAAGCGCCCCTTTTCTTGCCAATACTGCAGCAAAACCTTTACGGGCCGGCCGACTCTCGTCCAGCACCTCCGGACTCACACGGGGGAAAAGCCGTACAGTTGCCCAGACTGTGGCCGCTGTTTCAGCACCAGCTCCAACCTCCTGCAGCACCGGGTGAACCACCACCTTAAGCTGGCGAACGCCCGCTTCGCCTCGCTCCTTA GGAGCGTCCGGCCTCACCGCTGCGGGGAATGCGGCCGGCGTTTTGTGGAATTGGCGGAGCTGGAGCAACACCGAGCCACGCACCGTGGGGAGCGGCCCTATGTCTGCAGCTACTGCGGCAAGTCCTTTACCGAGGCGGCCACGTTGGCTCGACACCGCCGCTCCCACCTCCCGACGGCCCAGCAGGCTTACAAGTGTGAACTGTGTGGGCAGACCTTTGGCCAGAGTTCTGATCTTCTGGCTCACGGGCGGGTTCACAGTGGGGAACGCCCCTACGCTTGTGCTGACTGTGGCAAGGCCTTCGGGCGCAGCTCCAACCTGTCGCGTCACCGGCGGGTGCACACCCACGAGCGCCCGTACGTCTGCGGGGACTGTGGAAGGAGCTATACCCAAAGCACCCACCTGATGGAACACCAGCGACAGCACACTGGCGAGCGGCCGTACGAGTGTGGCGACTGTGGCCGTTCCTTCGGCAAGAAGGGGCACCTGGACTCCCACCGGCGTGTGCTCCACCTCTTGCCGGGAGCCCACGACCGTGTGGACGAGTCGCTGGTGGAATGTCCCGATTCAGGAAGTTTGCTGAACCAATGA